A part of Doryrhamphus excisus isolate RoL2022-K1 chromosome 8, RoL_Dexc_1.0, whole genome shotgun sequence genomic DNA contains:
- the LOC131134441 gene encoding A disintegrin and metalloproteinase with thrombospondin motifs 15-like: protein MAQLVSALLLCMEVLLYVALTHCMEADFCQPNRVDVPTHVNQAIYRIHAFKQEFYLHLQQDSSFLRMEADAPADLQGCFYSGDVNSQSDSFAALSLCKGLQGSFYVNGMEYFISLAKAPRDGDAPNGTHLIRRRSSSMPSSRCGVAPDSNFNTSLEKYKYMTDLKAAQSSLESLGRSKRFASVPRFVEALVVADASMDSFHGDDLKHYLLTLMSVAAKLYKHPSILNSINIVVVGFMVLREDDKGPKVSSNAALTLRNFCSWQKKLNKYNDKHPEYWDTAILFTKQNLCGATTCDTLGMADVGTMCDPKRSCSVIEDDGLPSAFTTAHELGHVFNMPHDNVKACEEVFGKLKDNHMMSPTLIQVDRSRPWSVCSAAIITEFLDRGHGDCLLDHPQRQLSLPDNLPGSSYSLHQQCELAFGDGSKPCPYMQPCSKLWCTGKARGQLVCQTRHFPWADGTGCGTGRVCYQGACTEKNMTMHIKVDGRWGKWGAFEDCSRTCGGGVQLARRECNNPVPENGGKYCYGLRIKYRSCNLSPCLDTGKSFREEQCEAFNGINLNTNRLGSSVVWVPKYSGISPKDKCKLICRANGTGYFYVLAPKVVDGTPCSPDSSAVCVQGRCIKAGCDGKLDSKKKFDKCGMCGGDNQGCGKVSGMFTKPIHGYNFVVLLPVGASNVDIRQRGYRGIVSDENYLAVKNRHGKYLLNGNYVVSAVERDLLVKGSLLRYSGTSTSVEILQATRPLQEALTVEVLSVGKMTPPRVRYSYYIAKETKEEKTLRKEERSHAAHNSVLSDNNKVEAKKKLMGKRPVDHWVTGSWDACTVTCGRGLQKRLVQCQSVDGHPAAGCDSAGRPVAMRACGDPCPMWDVGAWSHCSKSCGRGFKRRPVRCTTENGLSLPRDHCSGRKKPQELDLCNLRPC, encoded by the exons ATGGCTCAACTTGTTAGTGCTCTCCTCCTGTGCATGGAAGTGTTACTCTATGTGGCACTGACGCATTGCATGGAAGCTGACTTCTGCCAACCTAATCGTGTTGATGTCCCCACGCATGTAAATCAAGCGATTTATAGGATTCACGCCTTCAAACAGGAGTTCTACCTCCACCTCCAACAGGATTCTAGCTTTCTCAGAATGGAAGCCGACGCACCTGCAGATCTCCAAGGATGTTTCTACTCCGGGGATGTCAACTCCCAGTCGGACTCCTTCGCGGCGCTGAGTCTGTGCAAAGGTCTCCAAGGGAGCTTTTATGTGAACGGTATGGAGTATTTCATCAGCCTCGCTAAAGCACCCCGGGATGGAGACGCTCCAAACGGGACGCACCTCATCCGCCGCCGGAGTAGCTCCATGCCCTCCAGCAGGTGTGGAGTAGCACCGGACTCCAACTTTAACACATCCCTGGAGAAATACAAGTACATGACCGACCTGAAGGCTGCGCAATCTTCATTGGAAAGCCTGGGGAGGTCCAAAAGATTCGCCTCCGTGCCCAGATTTGTGGAAGCGCTGGTGGTGGCGGATGCATCCATGGATTCATTTCACGGAGATGATCTGAAGCATTACCTGCTGACGCTCATGTCAGTGGCAGCCAAGCTTTACAAGCACCCCAGCATCTTAAACTCCATCAACATCGTGGTTGTGGGCTTTATGGTGCTCAGGGAGGATGACAAGGGGCCCAAGGTTTCCAGTAATGCAGCCCTGACTCTGCGCAATTTCTGCTCCTGgcagaaaaagttaaataagtATAACGACAAGCATCCGGAGTACTGGGATACTGCTATTCTCTTTACCAAACAG AACCTTTGCGGGGCCACAACCTGCGACACCCTGGGGATGGCTGATGTTGGAACCATGTGTGACCCAAAGAGGAGCTGCTCAGTCATTGAAGATGATGGCCTGCCTTCGGCCTTTACAACAGCCCATGAACTTG GTCACGTCTTCAACATGCCCCATGACAACGTGAAAGCATGCGAGGAGGTCTTTGGGAAACTAAAGGACAACCACATGATGTCTCCAACTCTAATTCAAGTGGACAGGAGTCGTCCCTGGTCTGTGTGCAGCGCAGCAATCATTACTGAGTTTCTGGATCGAGGTCATG GAGACTGTCTGCTGGATCATCCCCAGAGGCAGTTGTCTCTTCCAGACAACCTTCCCGGCTCCAGTTACAGTCTTCATCAACAGTGTGAGCTGGCATTCGGGGATGGTTCCAAGCCTTGCCCGTACATGCAGCCGTGCTCCAAACTGTGGTGCACGGGGAAGGCACGTGGACAGCTAGTGTGTCAAACCAGACACTTTCCCTGGGCAGATGGTACAGGCTGTGGTACGGGCAGAGTGTGCTACCAAGGGGCTTGTACTGAGAAGAACATGACCATGCACATCAAG GTGGACGGTAGATGGGGAAAGTGGGGTGCATTTGAAGATTGTTCGAGAACCTGCGGTGGAGGTGTCCAGCTGGCCAGGAGAGAATGTAACAATCCAGTCCCTGAGAATGGAGGCAAATACTGTTATGGCCTTCGAATTAAATATCGTTCCTGCAACCTGAGTCCTTGTCTTGATACAG GTAAGAGTTTCCGTGAAGAGCAGTGTGAGGCGTTCAATGGCATTAACCTAAACACAAACAGACTGGGATCCTCTGTGGTCTGGGTTCCCAAATATTCTGGCATCTCCCCCAAGGATAAATGCAAGCTCATCTGCCGTGCCAATGGGACTGGTTACTTCTATGTTCTTGCTCCAAAG GTTGTCGACGGGACGCCCTGTTCTCCGGACTCCAGCGCTGTTTGCGTTCAGGGGAGATGTATCAAAGCAGGCTGCGATGGGAAGCTTGACTCCAAGAAAAAGTTTGACAAATGTGGTATGTGTGGCGGTGACAACCAGGGCTGCGGGAAGGTCTCTGGAATGTTCACAAAACCCAT TCATGGCTACAACTTTGTGGTGTTGCTTCCTGTTGGCGCCTCCAACGTTGACATCCGCCAACGGGGCTACCGAGGAATTGTCAGTGACGAAAACTACCTCGCGGTGAAGAACAGGCATGGGAAGTACCTGCTGAATGGAAACTACGTGGTGTCAGCAGTAGAGCGTGACTTGCTGGTGAAGGGGAGCCTGTTGCGTTACAGCGGCACCTCAACATCTGTCGAGATCCTCCAGGCCACCAGGCCGCTACAAGAGGCGCTGACCGTGGAGGTGCTCTCAGTGGGAAAGATGACCCCTCCCAGGGTGCGCTATTCCTATTACATTGCCAAGGAGACTAAGGAGGAAAAGACTCTGCGGAAAGAGGAGAGGAGCCACGCCGCACACAACAGCGTTTTATCAGATAACAACAAAGTGGAAGCCAAGAAAAAGCTTATGGGGAAAAGACCGGTGGATCACTGGGTGACAGGAAGCTGGGATGCGTGCACAGTGACCTGCGGTCGGGGTCTACAGAAACGTCTGGTGCAGTGTCAGAGTGTGGATGGGCATCCTGCAGCAGGTTGCGACAGTGCTGGCAGGCCCGTTGCTATGAGAGCATGTGGAGATCCTTGTCCCATGTGGGACGTCGGGGCTTGGTCTCACTGTTCCAAGTCCTGTGGAAGGGGCTTTAAGAGACGGCCGGTACGCTGCACGACAGAGAACGGTCTCAGTCTGCCCAGAGATCACTGCTCTGGGAGAAAGAAGCCTCAGGAACTGGATCTTTGCAATCTGAGGCCATGCTAA
- the LOC131134442 gene encoding interferon-induced GTP-binding protein Mx-like, protein MNSLNQHFEEKVRPCIDLIDSLRFLGVQKDLALPAIAIIGDQSSGKSSVLEALSGVALPRGTGIVTRCPLELKMKRLREGEEWFAQITYNDYTKMIEDPADVEKMIREAQDEMAGIGVGICENLISLEIFSSTVPDLTLIDLPGITRVPVKEQPENISDQIKKLILDFITKQETIILVVVPCTMDIATTEALKMAQEVDPEGERTLGILTKPDLVDRGTETTVVEIVHNQVIHLRKGYMVVRCRGQQDINEKVSLAEAIANEKAYFTGHVYFNTLFDEGHATVPKLAEKLTLELVHHIQRSLPRLEKQIDDKLAQTQAELEKYGTGPPSEPSERLSFFIDKVTPFLQDSISLSKGEALKCGQSLNVFLMLRREFREWYAHLNNAGRKFIERMNSEVEDHEEKYRGRELPGFTNYQTFEVMVQDRIKQLEEPALKKLKDIGDAIKKVFIQLAQSSFSGFPHLLNTTKAKIEAIKQERESTAETMLRNQFKMELMVYTQDRIYINTYKACEEEAEPRVSKPKVREALRDSDDDDDDDDYNDLDEDGEDDPVACHVTLQQWKLPLRIYYKIASQRLADQIPLVIRYQMLQEFAVHLQKEMLLLLQDKDYTDFLLMEDLDIEQKRSTLQSCHNRLMKAKAYLMEF, encoded by the exons ATGAACTCTTTGAACCAGCATTTCGAGGAGAAGGTGCGGCCCTGCATCGACCTCATTGACTCGCTTCGTTTTCTTGGTGTACAGAAGGACCTAGCCCTGCCTGCCATTGCCATCATCGGGGACCAAAGTTCGGGCAAGAGCTCGGTCTTGGAGGCACTGTCTGGGGTGGCTTTGCCCAGAGGAACTG GGATTGTGACAAGATGTCCTCTGGAACTGAAAATGAAGAGACTAAGAGAAGGAGAGGAGTGGTTTGCACAGATTACCTACAACGATTATACCAAGATGATCGAGGACCCGGCAGATGTGGAGAAAATGATTCGCGAGG CTCAAGATGAAATGGCTGGCATCGGGGTAGGAATCTGCGAGAATCTTATTAGTCTGGAGATTTTTTCTTCCACTGTTCCTGATCTGACGCTCATTGACCTGCCTGGCATCACCAGGGTGCCTGTAAAAGAACAGCCGGAGAACATCAGCGATCAG ATAAAGAAACTGATCTTGGACTTCATCACCAAACAAGAAACCATTATTTTGGTGGTCGTCCCTTGCACCATGGACATTGCAACAACAGAGGCTTTAAAGATGGCTCAGGAGGTTGATCCGGAAGGAGAAAGGACTTTGG GGATCTTGACCAAACCTGacctggtggacagaggcaccGAAACCACCGTGGTCGAAATTGTCCACAATCAGGTCATCCACCTAAGGAAGGGCTACATGGTCGTCAGGTGCAGGGGTCAGCAGGATATCAACGAGAAGGTGTCACTCGCTGAAGCAATAGCCAACGAGAAAGCCTACTTCACTGGCCATGTGTATTTCAA CACACTTTTCGACGAAGGCCACGCCACTGTTCCTAAGTTGGCTGAGAAACTCACGCTGGAGTTGGTGCATCATATTCAG AGGTCTCTGCCTCGGCTGGAAAAGCAGATAGACGATAAGCTAGCACAGACTCAAGCAGAGCTGGAGAAATATGGCACCGGTCCTCCGTCTGAACCATCGGAGAGACTTTCCTTCTTCATTGAT AAAGTGACACCATTCTTGCAGGATTCCATCAGCCTCTCAAAAGGAGAGGCGCTGAAATGTGGACAAAGcctgaatgtgtttttaatgctcAGAAGAGAGTTTAGGGAGTGGTACGCCCATCTGAACAACGCCGGAAGGAAAT TCATTGAAAGGATGAACAGCGAGGTGGAGGACCATGAAGAAAAGTATCGCGGTAGAGAACTTCCCGGTTTCACCAATTACCAGACTTTTGAGGTTATGGTTCAGGATCGGATCAAGCAGTTGGAGGAACCAGCTCTCAAGAAACTCAAAGACATAGGAG ATGCTATCAAGAAAGTGTTCATTCAGTTGGCCCAAAGTAGCTTCAGTGGATTTCCTCACCTCCTGAACACAACAAAG GCAAAGATCGAAGCCATTAAGCAAGAAAGGGAGTCAACTGCAGAGACCATGCTGAGAAACCAATTCAAAATGGAGCTGATGGTTTACACTCAGGACAGGATCTACATTAACACTTATAAGGCGtgtgaggaggaggcggagccccGTGTGAGCAAGCCCAAAGTGCGTGAGGCACTGCGTGATtctgatgacgatgatgatgatgacgattaTAACGATCTtgatgaggatggtgaggatgatCCAGTGGCCTGTCATGTTACGCTGCAGCAATGGAAGTTACCTCTGAGGATTTATTATAAA ATTGCCAGCCAGCGTCTGGCTGACCAGATCCCATTGGTGATTCGCTACCAGATGTTGCAGGAATTTGCTGTACATCTGCAGAAGGAGATGCTACTTCTGCTACAGGACAAGGACTACACAGACTTCTTGCTGATGGAGGATTTAGACATTGAACAGAAAAGGTCCACTTTGCAGAGTTGTCACAATCGCCTCATGAAAGCAAAAGCATACCTCATGGAGTTTTAG